The genomic segment TTACGGTTCCGACGGTTTCAAGAAAAGTAAACCAAATCATATCATCGTTAGGGCAGACTTCTGCGCTACGGCTTAGCACACGCGCTTGTGCGCTGGACGAACTGACCGATTCGGTTACTTTAAAAAGCTGAATCCACGCGTCGCGAGTAAGTGTGCGTTGTGTAAGCGCGAGTAACGCTTCGGATTGTGCGCTGGATGAACTTACCGCGCGTACGGCATGCAGGTATGCCAAAAACGCTTCTTCATGCGGAGGCGCTAATTCGGCAAGCGTTTCCAATGCATTTTTTTGCGCCGAACTGGAGCTGATATCTTCGATCGTGCGGGCCATCTCGATAGCCGATTCACGATCTAAGCCACGGCGGCGCGCTATCGTGATAGCTGTCTCACTTTGACGTGAACTGGAGGATATTTCCCGAACGGCACGCATCAGCGTTAACGTAAAGGTTGAATCTTGCGGAAATTTAGTCGTGGCGTCCGTTAATAAATCACCGAGGCGCGAACTGCTTGAGATTTCTTTGGCCGTCACAATAACGGTGCGCTGAAGCTGAGCAGAGGTCAAATTTTCATGTGCCATAATGGACTCACAAAAAATCTGCCGCGCGTAATTATTTTCCTGAAATTCGATTTCATTGATTGCCGCATCAACGCCGCGCTGAGCGATAAGCCGCTGGACCCGACCCGCAGCGCCGAGTCCTGTTTTTCGTGCAATTTCAGGCAACTCGGCAGCGAGCCATGATTGGCCGTATTCATTCCAATCCATCTCGCGGCCATTAGCATAAAAAGTTCTTTCCAACTGACCGTCACGTAACCCGCGAACCCGGACTTCGCGATACGTAAACCAATTGCGGGTTTTGATCTGTACCGTAGCATTTTCTGCTAGAAATTTGAAATCACGGTCATCATCGGATAATTCGACCACACCGATAGCTTTGACCTCAAGACTGTGCAGCATGTCATTGTAATAAGCATCAATATGGTTGAGGCGGCTATTATTGTTTTGAACAAAACCGATATGGAAATTGTTCTGTGCTGTCAATTGCGAATTTTGAATTAGAGAAAAGAAACTTACTATTAAAAGGGTAATAAATGTTTTCATATATTTTCCATAATTTAGAATATCACATATCTCAAGACTTGGTTTCTAAACAAATCTCCAGTATGGTAAACATTTCCCGATGATTAATGATCGGCTTCTGGTGCAGATCGTTTATTCATCCGAATTGCGATTCCTATCATGCGTACGTGAATAGCTATCATGAACAAGCCACAAAACGGTCCGACATCAAATAATCCCATTTCCGAAGGAGGCCACGGAAATGTTGCGGCGTTCAACACGATCAGCAGAATGGCCAACAACCCAAAGGGCAATGTCCAAATCCAGCCGAAATAGGGATGACGTCGCATCACTATAGCGTAACATAAAAAACTTGTACCGATGAACATATCCCATACTACATCGAGGCCCATGTCGATCAGTCGTACCGCACGTTGGACAAGTCGGGAAGTATTTGGATCTACGGACAGTTCTTTGATAAACGAATCTTCAAATCCGGCCTGAATAGCAATTTGTGCCGCTAGAAAGACAGCTAATACCAAAAAGGCCAATGCGCCCATATAAAACCCAATTACCGAGAGATGGTCGTCCATGTCTCCTTTAAGGAGAATATGTAAAGCGTACCAACTTATGATTCCTAAAATTGAGAATAACATCACACCGACAAAGGTCAGTGCCGGGTTTAGCGAAACGGTAATGATACACAAATAGGATATAACCGACAGGACACCCGCAATGCCGCCGTAAAGAAAAAGTTTTTTGAATTGAGAATACACGCGATGATCCATGATTAAGTTCATTCCTATGTTTTTCTTATTATTCTTGTGGTGTTTGTTTTTTAGCAAGGACATAATAGATCACGAAAGCGATACCGGCGAAAATAAACATCAGACCCATCAGCGCGGGGCCTTCCATCATCGGGAAAATCTGGCCGATGGCCAATGCAATACCGATACCGACAAGAACAATGCCCCATTTGAGCGATTGCAGCGGGTTTTCTCGGAGATCACGGGCATAAAGATATTTTACTTTTTCATCGACTAGCCCTTTGTCTATCAGTTTTTGGCGCGTACGATTGTCCGTGACGATTTTTACGATCATGGCAACCATCCAAAAAAATGCGATAGGAATGATGAATTCGAGGTTTTGCATAATCTGGTTCCTTTCAATATGGTGTAATACGTGTTTTTGATTTCATAAGTTCTACCCGATAAGACCGGTCAAAAAGCAAAAGGTTGCACTTGTTAGCTAATTATTTTATTGCAACATTTGTTCGCTTCGTCGGTCTAATACCCTGTATGATAAGACCATTTATGGAAAATGAGCGCTTAACTATAGAAAAAATAATTGCCGGCGATGCTAAGGCATTTAAGCAGTTAGTCGAAGACCACCAAAAATTGGTCGCGCATATCGTATTTAAAATGGTATCCAATCCATCCGATCAACAGGAGATTTGTCAGGAAGTTTTTATCAAAGTGTATGAAAATCTCCGGACCTTTCAGTTTAATGCTAAACTTTCGACATGGATTGCCCGCATCGCTTATAATACGACGCTAAATCACATCGCGAAGAAAAAAACGCCGCTGTATGAAGATTATCTAACCTCGCCGACGGAGGAAGAAAATTACGAATCGGCCGATCAGAATCTTTCGGAAAGCCTGTGGGACGAACCCGACATGCCGGATGCCGTAACACAAAACCGGGAAACAGCGAGAGTTTTAAAAGAAGCGATCCAATCATTAGCGCCGCAGTATCGGACCATCGTAACGCTTTTTCATATGGACGACATGTCGTATGTGGAAATCAGTGAAATCATGCAGATGCCGGAGGGTACGGTAAAAAGTTACCTTTTCCGGGCGCGCAAAATGCTCAAAGCGCGGTTACTTGAAAATTTTAGTACGGAGGAATTAATATGAATCATCTCAGTGATGCGATGATGCAGGCGTATCTGGACGGGACCGCCGGTATAACCAAACAAAACATGGAAACGCATCTGTCGGTATGCGAGGAATGCCGCGAGTCTATGGCTATATATCGGATGATGCACCACACCATACGTCAGGAAGAATTTATATTACCGGCACATTTTGCGGATATAGTGGCGGAAAAAGTGGGTTTGGTTTCCGCTGATGAGTCGGAAACATCTGTTTTACGTGAGTGGTGGTGGCTGTTGCCGGTCGTCGTAGCGGGCATCGGCATCTCCGCGTATTATTTGCCTTCTACGATGACCGGAGCACCGGTAGAGCGCGTTTTACAGGAAAATATCCGGCAGACGCAAACTTATTTTACGATAGCTGAACAAATGGGCGGTTGGATCGGTTCCAATTTTCAGTATCTTATTTTTGGGTTATTTCTCGTATTGCTTTTTGATATGATCGAGCGGAAATTTTTGAGATTGAGGGTGCAGCACTAAACGGTTTTGCCCGTCGCATTTCGTAAAAAATGTGACGGTGTCATGCCGATTAGCGCTTTAAAATCACGGATGAAATGTGCCTGATCATGATATCCCAGATCCAAGGCCAGTTTGGTCAATGAAATTTCTGCGTTAGATTTTATCATTTCTACAGCCTCGTGTAAGCGGTAACGTTGAATCACCCACTTCGGTGTCACACCAATATAATTTTCAAACAATCTTTCAAGCGAACGAGCGGTTATATTAAACCGCGCTAAAAGCTGGCGCACGTGAACGATATCACGTTCAATCATGATCGTTGCCACGATGGTTTGTGCAAGGATAGCACGCGGGTCATGTTTGATCGGTATGGATGTAAAAAATGACTCAGCGGCTTTTTCCATTGCATCAAATCGCGTCATGCGCAGTATCGAATGTTCTAATTGCAGAATGGATTCACCGAAAACGGATTCGATGTTTACTTTGTGATTGGCCAGGTTAGCTAT from the bacterium genome contains:
- a CDS encoding AraC family transcriptional regulator, yielding MTKTNSAGKPRGILSSIPNPRIRYYRDKPTKTLQSTIEHFWMVRWDFPKNRPYIAETLPHPSVHLVFEKDGSSIGGPVTGKFKRTLNGKGFVFGVKFLPGAFSAFYKPSIANLANHKVNIESVFGESILQLEHSILRMTRFDAMEKAAESFFTSIPIKHDPRAILAQTIVATIMIERDIVHVRQLLARFNITARSLERLFENYIGVTPKWVIQRYRLHEAVEMIKSNAEISLTKLALDLGYHDQAHFIRDFKALIGMTPSHFLRNATGKTV
- a CDS encoding sigma-70 family RNA polymerase sigma factor → MENERLTIEKIIAGDAKAFKQLVEDHQKLVAHIVFKMVSNPSDQQEICQEVFIKVYENLRTFQFNAKLSTWIARIAYNTTLNHIAKKKTPLYEDYLTSPTEEENYESADQNLSESLWDEPDMPDAVTQNRETARVLKEAIQSLAPQYRTIVTLFHMDDMSYVEISEIMQMPEGTVKSYLFRARKMLKARLLENFSTEELI